Proteins encoded together in one Malaclemys terrapin pileata isolate rMalTer1 chromosome 16, rMalTer1.hap1, whole genome shotgun sequence window:
- the LOC128824930 gene encoding uncharacterized protein LOC128824930 isoform X1 produces MALLVSVLVLSFLPEVFLSLGSGENPPPILVTEGEPVSFECSFDGSPAVGNPFYEIIWMYNMTHKNVSKRILSFRMTRPNPSVPVSVTEGYFRGHLDFEKNTSCLVIPEVWVNDSGLYYCEVNTVPDHVKSKTNGTCLIVTAPRENVLLISSLTAGLLLFLLALGLYFTLKCQIQAKKPEASLEMSDPICSTPAPARRESFTQPVGSEMIYSKLQWSKSSMVSSPGGSAHSGEPVTEKEPRAGSSDPGTDTVYAMLQAP; encoded by the exons ATGGCTCTTCTCGTTTCTGTGTTGGTGCTCTCCTTCTTGCCGGAAGTGTTCCTTTCCCTAG GTTCTGGGGAAAACCCTCCACCGATCTTGGTAACTGAAGGGGAACCCGTCTCCTTTGAGTGTTCCTTTGATGGATCCCCTGCTGTTGGCAATCCATTCTACGAGATAATCTGGATGTATAATATGACCCATAAAAATGTGTCCAAGAGGATCCTGTCCTTTAGGATGACTCGTCCCAATCCCAGCGTCCCTGTCTCAGTCACCGAAGGCTATTTTAGGGGTCATTTAGACTTTGAAAAGAACACCAGTTGTCTCGTCATCCCCGAGGTGTGGGTGAATGACAGCGGCCTGTATTACTGCGAAGTGAACACAGTGCCAGACCATGTTAAATCAAAAACAAACGGGACTTGTCTCATTGTCACGG CCCCCCGAGAGAATGTTCTGCTGATCTCCAGTCTGACTGCTGGGCTACTTCTGTTCCTCCTTGCTTTGGGCTTGTATTTTACAT TAAAGTGCCAAATCCAGGCCAAGAAACCAGAAGCTTCTCTGGAAATGTCCGATCCCATTTGCagcacccctgcccctgcccggagAGAGTCCTTTACACAGCCCGTCGGCAGTGAAATGATCTATTCAAAACTGCAGTGGAGCAAGTCCAGT ATGGTGTCCTCTCCAGGGGGGAGCGCTCACTCTGGCGAGCCAGTGACAGAGAAGGAGCCCAGAGCGGGGAGCAGTGACCCAGGAACGGACACTGTGTATGCCATGCTTCAGGCACCGTGA
- the LOC128824930 gene encoding uncharacterized protein LOC128824930 isoform X2 → MALLVSVLVLSFLPEVFLSLGSGENPPPILVTEGEPVSFECSFDGSPAVGNPFYEIIWMYNMTHKNVSKRILSFRMTRPNPSVPVSVTEGYFRGHLDFEKNTSCLVIPEVWVNDSGLYYCEVNTVPDHVKSKTNGTCLIVTAPRENVLLISSLTAGLLLFLLALGLYFTYGVLSRGERSLWRASDREGAQSGEQ, encoded by the exons ATGGCTCTTCTCGTTTCTGTGTTGGTGCTCTCCTTCTTGCCGGAAGTGTTCCTTTCCCTAG GTTCTGGGGAAAACCCTCCACCGATCTTGGTAACTGAAGGGGAACCCGTCTCCTTTGAGTGTTCCTTTGATGGATCCCCTGCTGTTGGCAATCCATTCTACGAGATAATCTGGATGTATAATATGACCCATAAAAATGTGTCCAAGAGGATCCTGTCCTTTAGGATGACTCGTCCCAATCCCAGCGTCCCTGTCTCAGTCACCGAAGGCTATTTTAGGGGTCATTTAGACTTTGAAAAGAACACCAGTTGTCTCGTCATCCCCGAGGTGTGGGTGAATGACAGCGGCCTGTATTACTGCGAAGTGAACACAGTGCCAGACCATGTTAAATCAAAAACAAACGGGACTTGTCTCATTGTCACGG CCCCCCGAGAGAATGTTCTGCTGATCTCCAGTCTGACTGCTGGGCTACTTCTGTTCCTCCTTGCTTTGGGCTTGTATTTTACAT ATGGTGTCCTCTCCAGGGGGGAGCGCTCACTCTGGCGAGCCAGTGACAGAGAAGGAGCCCAGAGCGGGGAGCAGTGA
- the LOC128824736 gene encoding pre-B lymphocyte protein 3-like: MPEGIMSQFSHWGRDRHILSVTAPLFRSASRAQPVLTQPASILVFPGQTVKLSCALNPGYNIREFGVSWYQQRPGSPPRYLLYYNSEVDKDKPSGIPDRFSASKDPASNACVLTIAAVQAEDHADYYCSIRYPIYYL, encoded by the coding sequence ATGCCGGAGGGGATAATGTCACAGTTCagccactgggggagggatcgGCACATTCTGTCCGTAACTGCGCCCTTGTTTCGTTCAGCTTCCAGGGCGCAGCCGGTGCTGACACAGCCGGCCTCCATTTTAGTGTTTCCGGGACAAACGGTGAAACTCTCGTGTGCTCTGAATCCTGGGTACAACATCCGGGAGTTCGGGGTCTCCTGGTACCAGCAGAGACCTGGCAGCCCTCCGAGGTACCTGCTCTATTACAACTCGGAGGTGGACAAGGACAAGCCCTCTGGGATTCCGGACCGCTTCTCTGCGTCCAAAGACCCCGCCAGCAACGCCTGCGTTCTGACCATCGCCGCGGTCCAGGCTGAGGACCACGCTGACTATTACTGCTCCATCAGGTATCCCATCTACTATCTCTAG